The Natronogracilivirga saccharolytica genome includes a window with the following:
- the rplP gene encoding 50S ribosomal protein L16, whose amino-acid sequence MLEPKRVKHRKVQRGRFKKVAGRGHQLAFGDFGLKALEPKFITSRQIEACRVAITRRLQREGQTWIRIFPDKPITKKAAETRMGKGKGAPDHFVAVVEPGRILFEITGVSESLAREALRLASFKLPIKTKFVMRRSVDGK is encoded by the coding sequence ATGTTAGAGCCCAAAAGAGTAAAGCACAGAAAGGTTCAAAGAGGCCGATTCAAAAAAGTTGCCGGCCGTGGTCATCAGTTGGCATTTGGTGATTTTGGTCTGAAAGCACTCGAACCGAAATTTATTACCTCGCGCCAGATTGAAGCTTGTCGTGTTGCAATTACACGGAGACTTCAGAGAGAGGGTCAGACCTGGATCAGAATCTTCCCTGACAAGCCTATTACAAAAAAGGCAGCCGAAACCAGGATGGGAAAGGGAAAGGGAGCACCGGATCATTTTGTAGCAGTAGTAGAGCCCGGCCGCATTCTCTTCGAAATAACCGGAGTGAGCGAGTCACTGGCGAGAGAAGCCTTGCGTCTTGCATCATTTAAACTTCCGATCAAAACCAAATTTGTTATGCGTCGGAGTGTCGACGGTAAATAA
- the rpsS gene encoding 30S ribosomal protein S19 — translation MPRSLKKGPFIHHKLQKKVDKANESGSKKVIKTWSRSSMISPDFVGLTFAVHNGKQFVPVYVTENMVGHKLGEFSPTRTFKGHPVKKGEKK, via the coding sequence ATGCCTAGATCATTAAAAAAGGGTCCGTTTATACATCACAAGCTCCAGAAGAAGGTTGATAAAGCCAATGAATCCGGGAGCAAGAAAGTGATCAAAACATGGTCCCGCAGTTCCATGATATCACCGGATTTTGTCGGACTCACATTTGCTGTACACAACGGCAAACAATTTGTACCGGTTTATGTTACCGAAAACATGGTTGGACATAAACTCGGCGAGTTCTCCCCGACCCGGACATTTAAAGGACACCCTGTCAAAAAAGGTGAAAAAAAATAA
- the rpmC gene encoding 50S ribosomal protein L29, which produces MKAHELRDLSVAELEARIKDEIESLQKLYFNKAVAGQVESPATIKNHRKELARLYTVIREKKRAEQAEV; this is translated from the coding sequence ATGAAAGCACACGAACTCAGAGATTTGTCAGTTGCTGAGCTGGAAGCTCGTATCAAAGATGAAATAGAGTCACTTCAAAAACTTTATTTCAACAAAGCTGTTGCCGGCCAGGTTGAGAGTCCTGCGACAATCAAGAATCATCGCAAGGAACTTGCTCGATTATATACCGTCATCAGGGAAAAAAAACGGGCTGAACAGGCCGAAGTTTAA
- the rpsC gene encoding 30S ribosomal protein S3 — translation MGQKVNPTSLRLGIIRGWDSNWYSEDQIQENLREDEQLRNYLHARLRNGGLSRVIIERTPKRILLTLMTSRPGVIIGKGGEQVELLREELRKVTNKDVQINISEIKRPETDANLVAQNIVQQLESRISFRRAMKTSIASAMRMGAEGIKVKAAGRLGGAEMARVEQYKEGRVPLHTFRADIDYAVATAQTIYGSIGVKVWIFKGEIIGDVDLTPSAVTTKPEAEGQQEKRRSKRSRGGGQRRRKKS, via the coding sequence TTGGGACAAAAAGTAAATCCAACAAGTCTTAGACTGGGTATTATTCGCGGATGGGATTCCAACTGGTATTCGGAAGACCAGATACAGGAGAACCTCAGAGAGGATGAACAGCTGCGGAACTATCTTCATGCCCGTTTGCGCAACGGCGGTTTGTCTCGAGTGATCATTGAAAGAACACCGAAGAGAATTTTGCTCACACTGATGACCAGCCGTCCGGGTGTTATTATCGGAAAAGGCGGTGAGCAGGTGGAGTTGCTGCGTGAAGAACTTCGAAAGGTGACAAACAAAGATGTTCAGATCAATATCAGTGAGATCAAGCGACCGGAAACCGATGCCAATCTTGTAGCCCAGAACATAGTTCAGCAGCTTGAGTCACGAATCTCATTCCGCCGTGCAATGAAAACTTCCATTGCTTCAGCTATGAGAATGGGCGCGGAAGGAATCAAGGTCAAGGCCGCCGGCCGTCTTGGCGGAGCGGAAATGGCCCGGGTTGAACAGTACAAGGAAGGCCGTGTTCCCCTTCACACATTCAGGGCTGATATCGACTACGCTGTAGCAACAGCACAGACAATTTACGGAAGTATCGGAGTAAAGGTCTGGATTTTCAAAGGTGAAATTATCGGGGATGTTGATCTTACACCCTCAGCTGTAACCACCAAGCCTGAAGCCGAAGGGCAGCAGGAGAAGCGCAGGTCAAAAAGATCCCGCGGGGGTGGTCAGCGGCGCAGGAAAAAAAGCTGA
- the rplN gene encoding 50S ribosomal protein L14, whose amino-acid sequence MIQTQSILTVADNSGAKKVMCIKVLGDSKRRYARVGDLVICSVKTAIPGGTVKKGEVVRAVLVRTKKEFRRKDGSYIRFDENAAVIINKDQEPVGTRIFGPIARELREKNFMRIISLAPEVL is encoded by the coding sequence ATGATTCAAACACAGTCCATACTAACTGTAGCTGATAACAGCGGCGCCAAAAAAGTGATGTGTATTAAGGTACTTGGTGATTCCAAGAGAAGATACGCCCGAGTTGGTGATCTGGTCATCTGTTCTGTTAAAACAGCTATTCCGGGCGGAACCGTAAAAAAAGGTGAAGTTGTTCGTGCGGTTCTGGTCAGAACCAAAAAAGAATTTCGTAGAAAAGACGGAAGCTACATCCGGTTCGACGAAAACGCCGCCGTTATTATAAACAAAGATCAGGAACCTGTAGGGACCCGGATTTTCGGTCCCATTGCCCGGGAACTTCGTGAAAAGAATTTCATGAGAATTATCTCACTGGCCCCTGAAGTACTTTAA
- the rpsQ gene encoding 30S ribosomal protein S17: MSTETTARNQRKQRTGRVVSDKMEKSITVAIERQIKHPIYGKFITKTRKYMAHDENNEAKPGDLVRIVETRPLSRQKRWRLVEIIEKAK; encoded by the coding sequence ATGAGCACAGAAACAACTGCGCGAAATCAACGCAAACAACGTACCGGACGGGTTGTCAGTGACAAAATGGAAAAGTCCATCACTGTAGCTATTGAACGACAGATCAAACATCCGATCTATGGCAAGTTCATTACCAAAACCAGAAAATATATGGCTCATGATGAGAACAATGAAGCCAAGCCGGGAGATCTGGTACGCATCGTAGAAACCCGCCCGTTATCCAGGCAAAAGCGCTGGAGACTGGTGGAAATCATAGAAAAAGCCAAGTAA
- the rplV gene encoding 50S ribosomal protein L22, with protein sequence MEDTVTYESRAVQRFIRISPRKVRLVADLVRGEQVDKAVTRLQFVNKKASEVVSKVIRSAAANLRDRFEDEPLDNEELVVREIYVDEGPTLKRIQPAPMGRAHPIKKRTSHITVVVTKKDVELEDENQVNEE encoded by the coding sequence ATGGAAGATACAGTCACATATGAATCCAGGGCTGTTCAGCGGTTTATCCGTATCTCCCCGAGAAAAGTTCGCCTGGTAGCGGACCTTGTAAGGGGTGAACAGGTTGACAAAGCGGTAACACGACTTCAGTTTGTCAATAAGAAAGCATCTGAAGTGGTATCGAAGGTTATCCGTTCCGCTGCGGCCAATCTCAGAGACAGATTCGAAGACGAACCGCTTGACAATGAAGAACTTGTCGTTCGCGAGATATATGTCGATGAAGGTCCGACATTAAAGCGTATTCAGCCGGCTCCGATGGGACGGGCGCATCCGATCAAAAAGAGAACCAGCCATATTACGGTAGTGGTTACAAAAAAGGATGTTGAACTTGAAGATGAAAACCAAGTAAACGAGGAATAA